A stretch of Carya illinoinensis cultivar Pawnee chromosome 14, C.illinoinensisPawnee_v1, whole genome shotgun sequence DNA encodes these proteins:
- the LOC122294478 gene encoding uncharacterized protein LOC122294478 isoform X3 yields MIGYHPVARIKKFMQADEDVGKISMAVPLLVWDIVSKVPDLGGSDAAGEDHSAAKRRKVSDDDENESDDESKRSKMEAGHTTSSGGGRVGAEVEIVG; encoded by the exons ATGATAGGCTATCATCCAGTG gCTCGTATTAAGAAGTTTATGCAAGCTGATGAGGATGTTGGGAAGATTTCCATGGCTGTGCCTCTTCTAGTCT GGGATATCGTCAGCAAGGTTCCTGATCTAGGTGGTTCTGATGCTGCTGGGGAAGATCATTCTGCTGCCAAAAGAAG GAAAGTTAGTGACGATgatgaaaatgaaagtgatgATGAGTCCAAGAGAAGCAAAATG GAGGCTGGCCACACAACCAGCAGTGGCGGAGGAAGGGTAGGGGCAGAGGTAGAGATCGTGGGCTAG